The Anolis carolinensis isolate JA03-04 chromosome 2, rAnoCar3.1.pri, whole genome shotgun sequence genome has a window encoding:
- the LOC100560351 gene encoding methanethiol oxidase, translating into MIQVLLGSKYFLSMSINQISIFCFFPKCAGRRGSYHGPGYASPLDAMKGPREKLIYIQCSLTGTESRQPDYLATVDVDPESPHYCQVIHRLRMPYLDDELHHSGWNASSRSFGDTSIERNRLVLPCLRSGRIYVVDTGSDLCAPSLCKIIEPHEIIRKTNLSLLNSTHCLGSGEVMISAIGDTFGNGRGGLLLLDPETWEVKGTWECPEDGPVQMSDFWFQPRHNVLISTEAGVPKFFIDGFKPEDLRKGRYGRHLNVWDLTTHRLLQSIDVGEDSDPLEIRFLHNPNSVHGYVACLLESSIHHFFKTEDGCWAAEKVIQIPNKKVSGWIYPEMPGFTFDILISLDDRFLYLSNWIHGDVRQYDITDPHCPKLVGQVFVGGSLQKGGPVTVLEDPELDCQPDPFVIQGKKVQGGSQMMQLSLDGTRLYVTNSLLTPWDKQFYPKLIREGSVMVQLDVDTVKGGLSVNKNFLVDFGHEPFGPARAHGMSFPGGDCTSDIWE; encoded by the exons ATGATCCAGGTGCTTCTTGGATCCAAGTATTTCCTTTCGATGTCAATAAACCAGATCTCGatcttttgttttttccccaaatgtgCAGGGAGACGTGGTTCATACCATGGACCAGGCTACGCTTCCCCATTGGATGCCATGAAAG GTCCCAGAGAAAAGCTGATATACATACAGTGTTCGTTAACCGGAACTGAGTCCCGGCAACCTGACTATTTGGCCACGGTGGACGTGGATCCGGAATCACCACATTATTGCCag GTCATTCACCGCTTGCGCATGCCTTACCTGGATGATGAACTCCATCACTCAGGCTGGAATGCCTCCAGCAGATCCTTCGGGGACACGAGCATTGAGCGCAACCGCCTTGTCCTACCATGTCTACGCTCCGGACGCATTTACGTGGTGGACACAGGCTCCGACCTATGCGCTCCCAGCTTGTGCAAA ATCATCGAACCCCATGAAATCATCAGGAAAACCAACCTGAGTTTATTAAACAGCACACATTGCTTGGGCAGTGGGGAGGTTATGATCAGCGCCATTGGAGACACATTTGGCAACGGAAGAG GTGGACTTCTCCTTCTGGACCCGGAAACCTGGGAAGTGAAAGGGACCTGGGAGTGTCCGGAAGACGGACCTGTCCAAATGAGCGACTTCTGGTTCCAGCCGCGGCACAATGTCCTCATCAGCACTGAAGCAGGGGTGCCCAAGTTCTTTATCGATGGGTTCAAACCAGAAGATCTGAGAAAAG GGCGTTACGGCCGCCACCTCAATGTCTGGGACTTGACTACCCATCGCCTCCTCCAGTCGATCGATGTGGGTGAAGATTCAGACCCACTGGAGATCCGATTCTTGCACAACCCCAACTCGGTCCATGGTTATGTGGCCTGCTTACTGGAGAGTTCCATCCACCATTTCTTTAAGACAGAG GACGGATGCTGGGCGGCTGAGAAAGTGATCCAAATCCCAAACAAGAAAGTATCAGGATGGATCTACCCTGAAATGCCAG GATTCACTTTTGATATCCTCATCTCTCTGGATGACCGGTTCCTCTACTTAAGCAACTGGATCCATGGTGATGTCCGGCAATATGATATCACTGACCCGCACTGTCCCAAACTGGTCGGGCAG GTGTTTGTGGGGGGAAGCCTTCAGAAAGGGGGTCCCGTGACTGTCCTTGAGGATCCGGAGCTGGACTGTCAACCCGATCCCTTTGTGATCCAG GGCAAGAAGGTCCAAGGAGGATCTCAAATGATGCAGCTGAGCTTGGACGGCACCCGTCTTTATGTTACCAACTCTCTTTTGACTCCTTGGGACAAGCAATTTTACCCCAAGCTGATCAG GGAAGGTTCGGTCATGGTCCAGCTGGACGTGGACACCGTGAAGGGCGGCCTTTCCGTGAACAAGAACTTTCTGGTGGATTTTGGGCATGAGCCGTTTGGTCCAGCTCGAGCACACGGCATGAGCTTCCCCGGTGGGGATTGCACCTCTGATATCTGGGAGTAA